Proteins found in one Bremerella volcania genomic segment:
- a CDS encoding cupin domain-containing protein, whose protein sequence is MSTSSTNFAIADLPGLGEKTPIFELPSDALAQVKAEARYLPLRESEHIGTHASAGEVLIFCVAGKLDAKVHQHHHVLEPNQLLHVPAGCPFRLEARVDSAVLVTSLAAKSNLSNGTIASHSSSVHRDDEVQEALEESFPASDPPSYNSTIT, encoded by the coding sequence ATGTCTACCTCATCTACGAACTTTGCCATTGCTGACTTACCTGGTCTCGGCGAAAAAACACCCATATTTGAACTGCCCTCGGATGCGCTCGCGCAGGTAAAAGCAGAGGCGCGATACCTACCGCTGAGGGAAAGCGAACATATTGGAACCCATGCTTCCGCTGGCGAAGTATTGATTTTCTGCGTTGCAGGTAAGCTCGACGCGAAAGTTCATCAACATCACCACGTGCTTGAACCCAATCAACTATTGCACGTTCCGGCTGGATGCCCCTTCCGACTCGAAGCACGAGTCGATAGTGCCGTTTTGGTAACTTCACTGGCTGCCAAATCAAACCTGAGCAACGGAACAATTGCAAGTCATTCATCGTCGGTTCACCGAGATGACGAGGTTCAGGAAGCATTGGAAGAATCTTTTCCAGCGAGTGATCCCCCGAGTTACAACTCGACGATTACTTAG
- a CDS encoding NAD(P)-dependent alcohol dehydrogenase: protein MATAEADPEVHTDVMQAVVLDQYGGEENLKIKSVPRPKITADQVLIRVHAASVNPIDWKVRQGMLKWILPEQLPAVLGFDVAGEIAEVGYSAKQQGWNTGDHVMAFSDKTFGGGYAEYVAVDSKVIVAKPEKCSFEEAAAIPLAATTAWKALVKLGQLHAGDDVLINGASGGVGSFAVQIAKALGAKVTAVCSSDNHALVRDLGADETIDYHATQFTQIARTFDIVFDAVSKSSFHECRRILKPEGHYIATLPSVESVGMSLISKFQKQSCHVVLARPDGDILKSLAALVNEGKLRTVLDTVFPLNEVAAAHRKSEGGHVVGKIVLHVLKDIPDERPHSEQ, encoded by the coding sequence GTGGCCACAGCAGAAGCAGATCCTGAAGTTCATACCGACGTGATGCAGGCGGTCGTCCTCGATCAGTACGGCGGCGAAGAGAATCTGAAGATCAAGAGCGTTCCCCGCCCAAAGATTACCGCCGATCAAGTACTAATCCGCGTTCACGCTGCCAGCGTCAACCCAATTGACTGGAAGGTTCGTCAGGGCATGCTCAAGTGGATCCTTCCGGAACAGCTACCGGCTGTCCTCGGCTTTGACGTCGCCGGAGAGATAGCGGAAGTCGGTTATAGCGCCAAACAACAGGGCTGGAATACCGGTGATCACGTGATGGCGTTTTCCGATAAGACGTTCGGTGGCGGTTACGCCGAATATGTTGCCGTCGACTCAAAAGTGATCGTTGCCAAGCCAGAGAAGTGCTCCTTCGAAGAAGCCGCCGCCATTCCGCTGGCTGCGACCACGGCTTGGAAAGCATTGGTCAAGCTCGGCCAACTTCATGCAGGGGACGACGTTCTTATCAATGGTGCCTCCGGTGGGGTCGGGTCGTTCGCAGTTCAAATCGCCAAGGCATTAGGCGCCAAAGTGACCGCCGTGTGTAGTTCCGACAATCACGCATTGGTTCGTGATTTAGGCGCGGACGAAACCATTGACTACCACGCAACCCAGTTCACCCAAATTGCTCGAACATTTGATATCGTGTTCGATGCCGTGAGCAAATCGTCGTTCCACGAATGCCGGCGAATCTTGAAGCCAGAGGGGCACTATATTGCCACTTTGCCTTCCGTGGAAAGCGTGGGCATGTCGTTGATCTCGAAATTTCAGAAGCAGTCGTGCCATGTCGTTTTGGCTCGACCTGATGGAGATATCCTAAAGTCGCTGGCTGCCTTGGTGAATGAGGGGAAACTACGCACGGTATTGGACACGGTTTTTCCACTCAATGAAGTTGCCGCGGCACACCGTAAGAGCGAAGGGGGGCACGTCGTCGGCAAGATCGTACTGCATGTTCTGAAAGACATACCAGACGAACGACCGCATTCAGAACAATAG